A window from Micromonospora profundi encodes these proteins:
- a CDS encoding multidrug effflux MFS transporter: MKQLVEKTAEPEVLPGDLMTNRQRAQLVLVLGALIAIGPLTIDMYLPALPAITSGLETTETAVQLTLTGTLVGLALGQLLIGPLSDVVGRRKPLLAGLAVHIVASVLCVFAPDIAVLGVLRVLQGLGVAAATVVATAVVRDLFSGSAFARIFSRLMLVMGLAPILAPTLGSALLAWTDWRGVFAALAVLGGLLIIVAALKLPETLPVARRRRGGVRATLRDYRGLLNDRAFVGLVLVAGLAMAALFAYVSGSSFVLQQQYGLDEQEFGLAFGAGAVGLIAATQFNVRLLRRFTPQQILISALISGTVFGVLLIVIAATGFGGLGALLAMLWLVLAATGLAMPNAPALAMTRHSEAAGTAAALLGAVQFGIGAFSAPLAGLFGTGSVPMAVVIAGGMAAALAVMLLVVPRAALRDTVDPELAIGLH; encoded by the coding sequence ATGAAGCAGTTGGTGGAGAAAACCGCCGAGCCCGAGGTGTTGCCGGGTGACCTGATGACCAACCGCCAGCGCGCGCAACTCGTCCTGGTGCTCGGCGCGTTGATCGCGATCGGCCCGCTGACCATCGACATGTACCTGCCGGCGCTGCCCGCCATCACGTCCGGCCTGGAGACCACCGAGACCGCCGTCCAGTTGACGCTGACCGGCACCCTGGTCGGCCTCGCGCTGGGCCAGTTGCTGATCGGGCCGCTCTCCGACGTGGTCGGCCGGCGCAAGCCCCTGCTGGCCGGGTTGGCCGTGCACATCGTGGCCTCCGTGCTGTGCGTCTTCGCACCCGACATCGCCGTGCTCGGCGTGCTGCGCGTCCTCCAGGGGCTCGGCGTCGCCGCCGCCACCGTGGTCGCCACGGCCGTCGTACGCGACCTGTTCAGCGGCTCCGCCTTCGCCCGGATCTTCTCCCGGCTGATGCTCGTGATGGGGCTGGCGCCGATCCTCGCGCCGACGCTTGGCAGCGCCCTGCTGGCCTGGACCGACTGGCGGGGCGTCTTCGCGGCGTTGGCGGTGCTGGGCGGGCTGCTGATCATCGTCGCCGCACTGAAGCTGCCGGAGACCCTGCCCGTCGCCCGTCGCCGCCGTGGCGGGGTGCGAGCGACCCTGCGCGACTACCGGGGGCTGCTCAACGACCGGGCCTTCGTCGGACTGGTACTGGTCGCAGGGCTGGCGATGGCAGCCCTGTTCGCGTACGTCTCCGGGTCGTCGTTCGTGTTGCAGCAGCAGTACGGCCTCGACGAGCAGGAGTTCGGGCTGGCCTTCGGTGCTGGCGCGGTCGGCCTGATCGCGGCCACCCAGTTCAACGTACGGCTGCTGCGCCGGTTCACGCCGCAGCAGATCCTCATCAGCGCCCTGATCTCCGGAACGGTGTTCGGCGTGCTGCTGATCGTGATCGCCGCGACAGGCTTCGGTGGTCTGGGCGCCCTGCTCGCGATGCTGTGGCTGGTGCTGGCCGCCACTGGACTGGCCATGCCGAACGCGCCCGCGCTGGCGATGACCAGGCACAGCGAGGCCGCAGGCACGGCCGCGGCGCTGCTCGGTGCCGTGCAGTTCGGCATCGGCGCGTTCTCGGCACCCCTGGCGGGGCTGTTCGGCACCGGGAGCGTACCGATGGCGGTCGTCATCGCGGGCGGTATGGCTGCGGCCCTTGCGGTCATGCTCCTGGTCGTGCCCCGCGCCGCCCTCCGCGACACCGTCGACCCGGAACTGGCGATCGGCCTGCACTGA
- a CDS encoding acetoacetate--CoA ligase: MNDMLWTPPADVLDRSRIGGYLRWLREHRGLDFADYDALWQWSVTDLDGFWRSIWDHFEVVAHTPPTATLAERAMPGARWFPGATLNYAENVLRMPGRADDDPVVIAHGQTRAPVTLTAAELREQVRRVSAGLRRLGVTAGDRVAAYAPNIGETYVLLLATASLGAIFSSCAPEFGTRSVTDRWQQTEPSVLVAVDGYRYGDKAVDRRAEVAAIRAALPSVRHTVSIAYLDPAGAPPEGALSWDELAAPTDEPLTFTPVPFDHPLYVLYSSGTTGLPKPIVHGHGGILLEHLKMLALHHDLGPADRFFWFTTTGWMMWNFLASGPAVGATIVLFDGNPGHPDLGGLWRLAAETGTTYFGTSAPFLLACRKAQLVPRDIADLSALRGVGSTGAPLPAEGFEWVYETVGDQVQLQSLSGGTDVCTGFVGGVPLLPVYAGEIACRALGAKVEARSADGTPVIGSLGELVITEPMPSMPVGFWNDPDGSRYAEAYFDVYPGVWRHGDWITINSRGGCVITGRSDATLNRGGVRLGTAEFYTVVEGLAEVVDSVVVHLEDDEGGAGELLLFVVLADGLELDDALRKKICRELRTALSPRHVPDEIHQVRAVPRTLSAKKLEVPVKKILTGIPVDRAAAKGALANPESLNAFATFAQSRTSA; encoded by the coding sequence GTGAACGACATGCTCTGGACGCCACCGGCGGACGTACTCGATCGGTCCCGAATCGGCGGTTACCTACGCTGGCTGCGGGAGCACCGCGGGTTGGACTTCGCCGACTACGACGCGCTGTGGCAGTGGTCGGTCACCGACCTGGACGGGTTCTGGCGCTCGATCTGGGACCACTTCGAGGTCGTGGCGCACACCCCACCGACCGCCACCCTCGCCGAGCGGGCAATGCCCGGCGCCCGTTGGTTCCCCGGTGCCACGCTCAACTACGCCGAGAACGTGCTGCGGATGCCCGGGCGCGCCGACGACGACCCAGTTGTCATCGCGCACGGCCAGACCCGCGCGCCGGTCACCCTTACCGCCGCCGAGCTGCGCGAACAGGTTCGCCGGGTGTCCGCCGGGCTGCGCCGGCTCGGCGTCACCGCCGGTGACCGCGTGGCGGCGTACGCCCCGAACATCGGCGAGACGTACGTCCTGCTGCTCGCCACCGCCAGCCTCGGCGCGATCTTCTCCTCCTGTGCGCCCGAGTTCGGCACCCGCAGCGTCACCGACCGCTGGCAGCAGACCGAGCCGTCCGTGCTTGTCGCCGTGGACGGCTACCGGTACGGCGACAAGGCGGTGGACCGGCGCGCCGAGGTCGCCGCCATCCGTGCCGCCCTGCCGTCGGTGCGGCACACAGTCAGCATCGCCTACCTGGACCCGGCCGGCGCCCCGCCGGAGGGCGCGCTGAGCTGGGACGAGTTGGCCGCGCCGACCGACGAGCCGTTGACGTTCACGCCGGTGCCCTTCGACCACCCGCTGTACGTGCTCTACTCCTCAGGCACCACCGGGCTGCCAAAGCCGATCGTGCACGGCCACGGCGGCATCCTGCTGGAACACCTGAAGATGCTCGCCCTGCACCACGACCTCGGCCCGGCCGACCGGTTCTTCTGGTTCACCACCACCGGCTGGATGATGTGGAACTTCCTGGCCTCCGGCCCGGCCGTCGGCGCGACGATCGTGCTCTTCGACGGCAACCCGGGCCACCCCGACCTGGGCGGGCTGTGGCGGCTCGCTGCCGAGACCGGAACCACCTACTTCGGCACCTCGGCGCCGTTCCTGCTGGCCTGCCGCAAGGCCCAGCTGGTGCCCCGTGACATCGCCGACCTGTCCGCGCTGCGCGGCGTCGGCTCCACAGGTGCGCCGCTGCCCGCCGAGGGCTTCGAATGGGTGTACGAGACGGTCGGCGACCAGGTCCAGCTCCAGTCGCTGTCCGGCGGCACCGACGTGTGCACCGGCTTCGTCGGCGGGGTCCCGCTCCTACCGGTGTACGCCGGTGAGATCGCCTGCCGCGCGCTCGGCGCCAAGGTGGAGGCCCGCTCCGCAGACGGCACCCCGGTGATCGGCTCGCTGGGCGAGCTGGTGATCACCGAGCCCATGCCCAGCATGCCCGTGGGCTTCTGGAACGACCCGGACGGCAGCCGCTACGCCGAGGCGTACTTCGACGTCTACCCGGGCGTGTGGCGGCACGGCGACTGGATCACCATCAACTCCCGCGGCGGCTGCGTCATCACCGGCCGCTCCGACGCCACCCTCAACCGTGGCGGGGTACGCCTGGGCACCGCGGAGTTCTACACGGTGGTCGAAGGGCTCGCCGAGGTCGTCGACTCCGTCGTCGTACACCTGGAAGACGACGAGGGCGGTGCCGGTGAGCTGCTGCTCTTCGTGGTGCTGGCTGACGGCCTGGAACTGGACGACGCGCTGCGCAAGAAGATCTGCCGCGAACTGCGTACCGCTCTTTCGCCCCGGCACGTCCCCGACGAGATCCACCAGGTACGCGCGGTACCTCGCACCCTCTCGGCCAAGAAGCTGGAGGTTCCGGTCAAGAAGATTCTCACCGGAATCCCTGTCGACCGCGCTGCGGCCAAGGGCGCGTTGGCGAACCCCGAGTCCCTGAACGCGTTCGCAACCTTCGCCCAGTCCCGCACCTCAGCCTAA
- a CDS encoding acyl-CoA thioesterase, with translation MTEHPSDAPTGKPTSYSRVTLSKIMTAVDVNLHGTVHGGVLMKFVDDVAGAAAARHSGGTAVTAAIDEIVFSEPVRVGDLVHAHAQVNWSGLTSMEVGVRVVAERWDSAEDAPVRVATAYLVFVGVDVGGAPRTVRPVLPETPEDERRYREAEIRRAHRLARRRAIQAHRGTDG, from the coding sequence ATGACCGAGCATCCCTCCGACGCTCCGACGGGCAAGCCGACCTCGTACTCGCGAGTCACCCTCAGCAAGATCATGACCGCCGTCGACGTGAACCTCCACGGCACCGTCCACGGCGGTGTCCTGATGAAGTTCGTCGACGACGTGGCCGGGGCAGCCGCCGCCCGGCACAGCGGCGGAACGGCGGTCACCGCGGCCATCGACGAGATCGTGTTCTCTGAGCCCGTCCGGGTCGGCGACCTTGTGCACGCGCACGCCCAGGTGAACTGGAGCGGACTGACCTCGATGGAGGTCGGCGTACGGGTGGTCGCCGAGCGCTGGGACTCCGCCGAGGACGCCCCGGTCCGGGTCGCCACCGCGTACCTGGTCTTCGTCGGGGTGGACGTCGGTGGCGCGCCGCGAACGGTCCGCCCGGTGCTGCCGGAGACACCGGAGGACGAGCGCCGGTACCGGGAGGCCGAGATCCGTCGCGCGCACCGCCTCGCCCGGCGCCGAGCCATCCAAGCCCATCGCGGAACCGACGGCTGA
- a CDS encoding acyl-CoA dehydrogenase family protein, translating to MAAVESFDVYRLPDEHEAIREAVREVCAAKVAPHAAEADETGEFPKASYDALRAADFHAPHIPEEYGGAGADALATAIVIEEVARACASSSLIPAVNKLGTMPLLLSGSEDLKRRYLTPVASGDAMFSYCLSEPEAGSDAASMTTRAVRDGDHWVLNGVKRWITNAGVSEFYTVFAVTDPAARSRGISAFVVEKSDPGVTFGAPEKKLGIKGSPTREVYLDNVRIPADRMIGAEGTGFATAMKTLDHTRVTIAAQAVGIAQGALDYAKGYVAERRQFGKAIAEFQGIQFMLADMGMKLEAARQLTYAAAGRSERGDADLTYFGAAAKCFASDAAMEITTDAVQLLGGYGYTRDYPVERMMRDAKITQIYEGTNQVQRIVMARQLLADTV from the coding sequence ATGGCCGCAGTGGAGTCGTTCGACGTATACCGGTTGCCCGATGAGCACGAGGCGATCCGGGAGGCCGTACGTGAGGTCTGTGCTGCCAAGGTGGCTCCGCACGCCGCGGAGGCGGACGAGACCGGGGAGTTCCCGAAGGCGTCCTACGACGCGCTGCGGGCCGCCGACTTCCACGCGCCGCACATCCCGGAGGAGTACGGCGGGGCGGGCGCGGATGCCCTGGCCACAGCGATCGTGATCGAAGAGGTGGCCCGCGCCTGCGCGTCCTCCTCGCTCATCCCGGCGGTCAACAAGCTCGGCACGATGCCGCTGCTGCTGTCCGGTTCCGAGGACCTCAAGCGTCGCTACCTGACCCCTGTCGCGTCCGGCGACGCGATGTTCTCGTACTGCCTCTCCGAGCCGGAGGCGGGCAGCGACGCGGCATCGATGACGACCCGCGCGGTGCGTGACGGGGATCACTGGGTGCTCAACGGCGTCAAGCGCTGGATCACCAACGCGGGCGTGTCCGAGTTCTACACAGTCTTCGCCGTCACCGACCCGGCCGCCCGCTCCCGGGGCATCTCGGCCTTCGTGGTCGAGAAGTCCGACCCCGGGGTGACCTTCGGCGCGCCGGAGAAGAAGCTCGGCATCAAGGGCTCGCCCACACGCGAGGTCTACCTGGACAACGTGCGGATCCCCGCCGACCGGATGATCGGCGCCGAGGGCACCGGCTTCGCCACCGCCATGAAGACCCTGGACCACACCCGGGTCACCATCGCCGCGCAGGCCGTCGGGATCGCGCAGGGCGCGCTCGACTACGCCAAGGGGTACGTCGCCGAGCGCCGGCAGTTCGGCAAGGCGATCGCCGAGTTCCAGGGCATTCAGTTCATGCTCGCCGACATGGGCATGAAGCTGGAGGCGGCCCGGCAGTTGACGTACGCCGCGGCGGGCCGGTCCGAGCGGGGCGACGCCGACCTGACCTACTTCGGCGCGGCGGCCAAGTGCTTCGCCTCGGACGCCGCCATGGAGATCACCACCGACGCCGTGCAGTTGCTCGGCGGCTACGGCTACACCCGCGACTACCCGGTCGAGCGGATGATGCGGGACGCCAAGATCACCCAGATCTACGAGGGCACCAACCAGGTCCAGCGCATCGTCATGGCACGTCAGCTGCTGGCCGACACGGTCTGA